NNNNNNNNNNNNNNNNNNNNNNNNNNNNNNNNNNNNNNNNNNNNNNNNNNNNNNNNNNNNNNNNNNNNNNNNNNNNNNNNNNNNNNNNNNNNNNNNNNNNNNNNNNNNNNNNNNNNNNNNNNNNNNNNNNNNNNNNNNNNNNNNNNNNNNNNNNNNNNNNNNNNNNNNNNNNNNNNNNNNNNNNNNNNNNNNNNNNNNNNNNNNNNNNNNNNNNNNNNNNNNNNNNNNNNNNNNNNNNNNNNNNNNNNNNNNNNNNNNNNNNNNNNNNNNNNNNNNNNNNNNNNNNNNNNNNNNNNNNNNNNNNNNNNNNNNNNNNNNNNNNNNNNNNNNNNNNNNNNNNNNNNNNNNNNNNNNNNNNNNNNNNNNNNNNNNNNNNNNNNNNNNNNNNNNNNNNNNNNNNNNNNNNNNNNNNNNNNNNNNNNNNNNNNNNNNNNNNNNNNNNNNNNNNNNNNNNNNNNNNNNNNNNNNNNNNNNNNNNNNNNNNNNNNNNNNNNNNNNNNNNNNNNNNNNNNNNNNNNNNNNNNNNNNNNNNNNNNNNNNNNNNNNNNNNNNNNNNNNNNNNNNNNNNNNNNNNNNNNNNNNNNNNNNNNNNNNNNNNNNNNNNNNNNNNNNNNNNNNNNNNNNNNNNNNNNNNNNNNNNNNNNNNNNNNNNNNNNNNNNNNNNNNNNNNNNNNNNNNNNNNNNNNNNNNNNNNNNNNNNNNNNNNNNNNNNNNNNNNNNNNNNNNNNNNNNNNNNNNNNNNNNNNNNNNNNNNNNNNNNNNNNNNNNNNNNNNNNNNNNNNNNNNNNNNNNNNNNNNNNNNNNNNNNNNNNNNNNNNNNNNNNNNNNNNNNNNNNNNNNNNNNNNNNNNNNNNNNNNNNNNNNNNNNNNNNNNNNNNNNNNNNNNNNNNNNNNNNNNNNNNNNNNNNNNNNNNNNNNNNNNNNNNNNNNNNNNNNNNNNNNNNNNNNNNNNNNNNNNNNNNNNNNNNNNNNNNNNNNNNNNNNNNNNNNNNNNNNNNNNNNNNNNNNNNNNNNNNNNNNNNNNNNNNNNNNNNNNNNNNNNNNNNNNNNNNNNNNNNNNNNNNNNNNNNNNNNNNNNNNNNNNNNNNNNNNNNNNNNNNNNNNNNNNNNNNNNNNNNNNNNNNNNNNNNNNNNNNNNNNNNNNNNNNNNNNNNNNNNNNNNNNNNNNNNNNNNNNNNNNNNNNNNNNNNNNNNNNNNNNNNNNNNNNNNNNNNNNNNNNNNNNNNNNNNNNNNNNNNNNNNNNNNNNNNNNNNNNNNNNNNNNNNNNNNNNNNNNNNNNNNNNNNNNNNNNNNNNNNNNNNNNNNNNNNNNNNNNNNNNNNNNNNNNNNNNNNNNNNNNNNNNNNNNNNNNNNNNNNNNNNNNNNNNNNNNNNNNNNNNNNNNNNNNNNNNNNNNNNNNNNNNNNNNNNNNNNNNNNNNNNNNNNNNNNNNNNNNNNNNNNNNNNNNNNNNNNNNNNNNNNNNNNNNNNNNNNNNNNNNNNNNNNNNNNNNNNNNNNNNNNNNNNNNNNNNNNNNNNNNNNNNNNNNNNNNNNNNNNNNNNNNNNNNNNNNNNNNNNNNNNNNNNNNNNNNNNNNNNNNNNNNNNNNNNNNNNNNNNNNNNNNNNNNNNNNNNNNNNNNNNNNNNNNNNNNNNNNNNNNNNNNNNNNNNNNNNNNNNNNNNNNNNNNNNNNNNNNNNNNNNNNNNNNNNNNNNNNNNNNNNNNNNNNNNNNNNNNNNNNNNNNNNNNNNNNNNNNNNNNNNNNNNNNNNNNNNNNNNNNNNNNNNNNNNNNNNNNNNNNNNNNNNNNNNNNNNNNNNNNNNNNNNNNNNNNNNNNNNNNNNNNNNNNNNNNNNNNNNNNNNNNNNNNNNNNNNNNNNNNNNNNNNNNNNNNNNNNNNNNNNNNNNNNNNNNNNNNNNNNNNNNNNNNNNNNNNNNNNNNNNNNNNNNNNNNNNNNNNNNNNNNNNNNNNNNNNNNNNNNNNNNNNNNNNNNNNNNNNNNNNNNNNNNNNNNNNNNNNNNNNNNNNNNNNNNNNNNNNNNNNNNNNNNNNNNNNNNNNNNNNNNNNNNNNNNNNNNNNNNNNNNNNNNNNNNNNNNNNNNNNNNNNNNNNNNNNNNNNNNNNNNNNNNNNNNNNNNNNNNNNNNNNNNNNNNNNNNNNNNNNNNNNNNNNNNNNNNNNNNNNNNNNNNNNNNNNNNNNNNNNNNNNNNNNNNNNNNNNNNNNNNNNNNNNNNNNNNNNNNNNNNNNNNNNNNNNNNNNNNNNNNNNNNNNNNNNNNNNNNNNNNNNNNNNNNNNNNNNNNNNNNNNNNNNNNNNNNNNNNNNNNNNNNNNNNNNNNNNNNNNNNNNNNNNNNNNNNNNNNNNNNNNNNNNNNNNNNNNNNNNNNNNNNNNNNNNNNNNNNNNNNNNNNNNNNNNNNNNNNNNNNNNNNNNNNNNNNNNNNNNNNNNNNNNNNNNNNNNNNNNNNNNNNNNNNNNNNNNNNNNNNNNNNNNNNNNNNNNNNNNNNNNNNNNNNNNNNNNNNNNNNNNNNNNNNNNNNNNNNNNNNNNNNNNNNNNNNNNNNNNNNNNNNNNNNNNNNNNNNNNNNNNNNNNNNNNNNNNNNNNNNNNNNNNNNNNNNNNNNNNNNNNNNNNNNNNNNNNNNNNNNNNNNNNNNNNNNNNNNNNNNNNNNNNNNNNNNNNNNNNNNNNNNNNNNNNNNNNNNNNNNNNNNNNNNNNNNNNNNNNNNNNNNNNNNNNNNNNNNNNNNNNNNNNNNNNNNNNNNNNNNNNNNNNNNNNNNNNNNNNNNNNNNNNNNNNNNNNNNNNNNNNNNNNNNNNNNNNNNNNNNNNNNNNNNNNNNNNNNNNNNNNNNNNNNNNNNNNNNNNNNNNNNNNNNNNNNNNNNNNNNNNNNNNNNNNNNNNNNNNNNNNNNNNNNNNNNNNNNNNNNNNNNNNNNNNNNNNNNNNNNNNNNNNNNNNNNNNNNNNNNNNNNNNNNNNNNNNNNNNNNNNNNNNNNNNNNNNNNNNNNNNNNNNNNNNNNNNNNNNNNNNNNNNNNNNNNNNNNNNNNNNNNNNNNNNNNNNNNNNNNNNNNNNNNNNNNNNNNNNNNNNNNNNNNNNNNNNNNNNNNNNNNNNNNNNNNNNNNNNNNNNNNNNNNNNNNNNNNNNNNNNNNNNNNNNNNNNNNNNNNNNNNNNNNNNNNNNNNNNNNNNNNNNNNNNNNNNNNNNNNNNNNNNNNNNNNNNNNNNNNNNNNNNNNNNNNNNNNNNNNNNNNNNNNNNNNNNNNNNNNNNNNNNNNNNNNNNNNNNNNNNNNNNNNNNNNNNNNNNNNNNNNNNNNNNNNNNNNNNNNNNNNNNNNNNNNNNNNNNNNNNNNNNNNNNNNNNNNNNNNNNNNNNNNNNNNNNNNNNNNNNNNNNNNNNNNNNNNNNNNNNNNNNNNNNNNNNNNNNNNNNNNNNNNNNNNNNNNNNNNNNNNNNNNNNNNNNNNNNNNNNNNNNNNNNNNNNNNNNNNNNNNNNNNNNNNNNNNNNNNNNNNNNNNNNNNNNNNNNNNNNNNNNNNNNNNNNNNNNNNNNNNNNNNNNNNNNNNNNNNNNNNNNNNNNNNNNNNNNNNNNNNNNNNNNNNNNNNNNNNNNNNNNNNNNNNNNNNNNNNNNNNNNNNNNNNNNNNNNNNNNNNNNNNNNNNNNNNNNNNNNNNNNNNNNNNNNNNNNNNNNNNNNNNNNNNNNNNNNNNNNNNNNNNNNNNNNNNNNNNNNNNNNNNNNNNNNNNNNNNNNNNNNNNNNNNNNNNNNNNNNNNNNNNNNNNNNNNNNNNNNNNNNNNNNNNNNNNNNNNNNNNNNNNNNNNNNNNNNNNNNNNNNNNNNNNNNNNNNNNNNNNNNNNNNNNNNNNNNNNNNNNNNNNNNNNNNNNNCTCTGGGTCCAACTCTGGGCCTCTCTACTCTCCCTGCAGACTCTGGGTCCGACTCTGGGACAGACTCTGGGACCTTGTTTACTGAATGAAACTGAACAACGGTCCAGTCCTTTCTGTCCTTTCTGTCCTTAGCTCAGGAAGGACACTTCTGATGTTGTCTCTGGTTCAGGAGTGGCCTGAAACAAGGAATGGGGCAGTATCTGgatctgtctgtgtgtggtggCTCTTAAAGCACCAACTATTGGTTTTTATGAGGTATCCTAATTTTAACAGCTCCTATAAAAGCAACCTGGGCTTCCAGAACACCTCGGCAGGTCCACGGGCCGATGGACGCCACGCCAGTGTCCTCTATATGAATATGGACTCACGTCTCAGTAGGCTAAGATTTCCCtcttaaaaatcttttttttaaattggtcttATGTAATATTCTCATTTTCAGAGAAAGAACTTGTGGATGTCATCAGCTGTAAGCTATAATCATCAGAATGAACAGAAATATATGcttaaaatgaagtttttcaCTGAATCTGTAAATTAACTTTGCAGCGATGTTCTGATTGGTTGAGACGCACCTGTATGTATTTCACAAAGGAAAACAGGTGCAGGCAGGTGAACGAGCGGCagattaactttgtgtttgtagtTCTGATTTGTTGAAACAGGATTTCTCTGCATTTAATGAGTTATTTTGCACTAAACATTAATGACACAATCAAGTGTTTGTGAATTTTAGCCAACATGGTGGAAATCCAGGGTTTTGACTGATCCACTAAATAGGTTCTGCATGAAAGGGGCACAAATGCGTTTtcttaattttcctttttgtcgCTAATTAAAGTCCAGTGAGGCACTTTATCCTCAGACAGGTCGGTGTAGACGCTGACCTTTGAACTGCTGTTACGGCGTATGATGGTTGTCGGAGGCGGCGAACAACCGGAGACCACGGTAGATTGTAGCTTTTAGAGGCGAAACGATGAAACGAATCTGAGAGCTGAACGGACGTTTGGATGTTGTCTTATGATGCATCTCAGCGATTTGGTGGCTTTTTCATGACAGCtctgttctttttgttattttttattccaaacaCTGAAGACTTGATAGAACTAAAGACTTCCAgtatttcagtatttattttgtaaagctGCCAAGGGCAATTACCTCCTTAATTAGCCAATGTTTTCATTCCAGTTGTCTGTACTGTAGTAATGTTGTAATCCTGCTCCTTGGGTGTGTAACTCCAAACAGAAAGCACAAagtttcactcttttttttttagaaataaacacGTGAAGATTAGAATATAGCAGCGTAGACGTGTGTACATTTATACACTTTACTATGTGAGCATCCCTTAGGACTGCATATAACTAAGGTTTTTAGCCTCCATGGACTGAAGCACATCAACTAGAGCGTCAATCATTTGTGTGGAAACAAACCCGTATTTTTTAAACCCGTACTTAGTACATGCtacatgtatttaaataaaaacactgtatgGTTTACTAGTTTGTATGTTTTGAACagctaaactgaaaaaaacaaaacaaaaatctcaacCACTAATGCTGTTTtctaagtgtttttgttttgttttgtttttttaataagacGCATTTGTACAAAAAGCCATAGGCCTCCATGTTTTTGATAATAAACCATTTAATTTATAATGTCAATAAAAGAACACTGGATGTGAAAGTTTCGTCCCTGTCTTTGTGTTgggttgtgttgtgtttgtcactgtgggatgatgatgatgatgatggcgaTGAAGCTGTAGGAGTTTTAAAAGCGTTCGGGGTGAAGCTCCAGCTCCTTTTTTATCCGGTTCTCCACCAACAGACTCAGGCTGGAGTCGCTCACTGGAAGACTGTAACTCACAAACACTTGTTTCTTGGTCCTCTTCGCTgcgaaggaaacaaaaacagagttttattttacaattttataatacttctgcagactttgtgctacTTTAGCCGTTCAGCAGACGGGTGCTCAGACTTCTGCTTCAATTCCTCcaataaaactttatgaaatctgcttcagccaCTTATAGCTAGCAGTTCACATAAAGTTGCTAGAAATTAGCAATTTCTAACATAAATGTTTGCAAAGCGTTGGGTGTTTTGGAAAACGTCATCTGACCACTAACAGTTTGTTAGATTAATTGAACTTTTCCTCTCTGATTGGTCACAAACCTGAGCTGGGTCAGCGTGTAAAGGCTTGAAGTGAAGagtttttaacttcattttcattttagtcaaacttgaAGCAGGAAACAGGCTTGTATTTTAACTCAAAGCACTGCTTAGATCAAGTGTCAGCTCTGCATGTTGAATCTGATCATCacttaaaggaaataaagagcatatatatacatacacacacacacttcaataAATAGGtgtataaagtttaaaatggcTCTGATAGCAGCTGATGTGCCTCctgtcatttagtttttaacagaaacactgGAAGTGAAATAACTGGTGGTGTTTATTACCTAATCTCTGTGCCAAAGAGTTTGCAGCAGTGTCGGATGGATCCCCCATCACTAATGTAGATAAAGGCATTGAATCCtggaggcaaaaataaatacaaataaacaagattttagaaatattttagcatctcatctgttttaaacatatttggGTGACATCTATTAAACATTAGTTCTGCTCTTTGCAGGCTGATTTGAACCTTTTTACTCCCATATCTGCTGTTCATAGAGACCGCCAG
The Kryptolebias marmoratus isolate JLee-2015 linkage group LG24, ASM164957v2, whole genome shotgun sequence DNA segment above includes these coding regions:
- the psmg4 gene encoding proteasome assembly chaperone 4, translated to MNGTDFEGVKVHNFSEKILEQVVHFHVMKLSGGFFLWLGSAPVLSNLAVSMNSRYGSKKDSMPLSTLVMGDPSDTAANSLAQRLAKRTKKQVFVSYSLPVSDSSLSLLVENRIKKELELHPERF